A DNA window from Nitrospirota bacterium contains the following coding sequences:
- the asnB gene encoding asparagine synthase (glutamine-hydrolyzing), translating to MCGIVSLFAYHQSAQPIDRDELLRIRDRMITRGPDGAGEWYSENKRVAMGHRRLAIIDLSEHGAQPMRNQDNSVVIVFNGEIYNYRELRKGLENKGHQFRSTSDTEVLLHLYKDKGRDMVHELRGMYVFALWDARKKGMFLARDPFGIKPLYYADNGKTFRAASQVKALLAGGQVDTATEPAGHVGFFLWGHVPEPYTLYRGIRALPAGTSLWVDANGAGESATFCSISDELAKASINPPAMTREEMQIQLRESLLDSVRHHLIADVPVGVFLSSGLDSTTLTALAAEAGGNLNTVTLGFEEFRGTEHDEVPLAELIAKQYGARHQTIWVKKSDFIAERERLLDVMDQPSTDGVNTYFVSLAAAKAGMKVAISGLGGDELFGSYPSFSQLPRMVNAFKPFNKVPVLGKALRSLSSPILKTITSPKYAGLVEYGGSWAGAYMLRRGMFMPWEMERLLDKDMVREGLQELQSLERLEQTVGHIDNDYLKVSGLELNWYMRNQLLRDTDWAGMAHSLEIRVPFLDLEFLRSVAPMLCSENRPDKRALASTPAKPLPASVLERGKTGFTVPVREWLIESNGGRKTERGLRGWAKIIDRAFHAEKKRILVLVPDAFGGRGGIALYNRNLLQALCAYPTMERVLAIPRKVYYSLEKMPDNLDYRVEAANSKLRYLYACLRTAFSSPRFDVIICGHLHLLPIAWLLGILYRCPVVPVIYGLEAWTPTSHRFANYLCRRLKTFISIRRLTARRFIEWTKISNEQYYYLPNCVDESKYGIGPRREDLIERYKTRGKTVVMTAGRLDAGHDLNKGFDEILEVLPELKTRIPNLVYLVMGDGEDRARLEEKAKELGVADITIFTGYVSEAEKADHYRLADVFAMPGSHPEFDRYPYRFVFLEALACGVPVVGCRLEDPWEINDPDSQIIIQVNPYDRGEIIEGILSALSRPKNQVQPGLENYYFGKFETNFHQIVSHIIVGVKC from the coding sequence ATGTGCGGAATAGTCTCCCTATTTGCCTACCATCAAAGCGCGCAACCCATTGACCGGGACGAGCTGCTGCGGATCCGCGACCGGATGATCACGCGCGGCCCGGACGGGGCAGGGGAGTGGTATTCAGAGAACAAGCGAGTTGCCATGGGTCACCGGCGTCTTGCCATCATCGACCTGTCCGAGCATGGGGCCCAGCCCATGCGGAACCAGGACAACAGTGTGGTGATCGTGTTCAACGGGGAAATTTACAATTACCGGGAACTGAGAAAAGGGCTTGAGAATAAGGGCCATCAGTTCCGATCCACCAGCGATACTGAGGTACTGCTTCATCTCTATAAGGACAAAGGGCGGGACATGGTCCATGAGCTCCGCGGCATGTACGTCTTTGCCCTATGGGACGCGCGGAAAAAGGGGATGTTCCTCGCGCGTGACCCTTTCGGCATCAAGCCGCTTTACTACGCGGACAATGGCAAGACCTTTCGCGCTGCCTCGCAGGTCAAGGCGCTATTGGCAGGCGGGCAGGTGGACACGGCGACCGAGCCCGCGGGACACGTGGGGTTTTTTCTCTGGGGCCATGTGCCGGAGCCTTACACCCTGTATCGCGGCATAAGGGCGCTGCCGGCGGGTACGAGTCTGTGGGTTGATGCGAACGGCGCCGGGGAATCGGCAACATTCTGCAGTATCAGCGATGAACTGGCCAAGGCGTCTATCAACCCGCCCGCAATGACGCGCGAAGAGATGCAGATACAGCTCAGGGAGTCCCTTCTCGACAGCGTCCGTCATCATCTTATCGCCGATGTTCCGGTTGGCGTCTTCCTGTCGTCCGGTCTTGATTCAACGACCCTGACGGCACTGGCCGCGGAAGCCGGGGGAAATCTTAATACCGTTACTCTGGGATTTGAAGAATTTCGCGGCACGGAACATGATGAAGTGCCGTTGGCTGAACTTATTGCCAAACAGTATGGGGCGCGGCATCAGACCATCTGGGTAAAAAAGTCCGACTTTATCGCGGAACGCGAACGGCTCCTGGATGTGATGGACCAGCCGTCCACCGACGGGGTGAACACCTATTTCGTCAGTCTCGCCGCGGCAAAGGCGGGGATGAAGGTCGCCATTTCGGGACTGGGAGGCGACGAGCTGTTCGGCAGTTATCCCAGTTTTAGCCAGCTCCCGCGCATGGTGAACGCGTTCAAGCCATTCAACAAAGTCCCCGTTCTGGGCAAAGCTCTTCGCTCTCTATCGTCACCAATCTTAAAAACCATCACGTCGCCCAAGTATGCCGGTCTTGTTGAATATGGTGGCAGTTGGGCCGGGGCCTATATGCTGCGGCGCGGCATGTTCATGCCGTGGGAGATGGAGAGACTGCTGGACAAAGACATGGTGCGGGAAGGATTGCAGGAACTTCAATCGCTCGAACGGCTGGAGCAGACGGTTGGGCATATTGATAATGACTATCTGAAGGTCTCCGGCCTTGAGTTAAACTGGTACATGCGCAATCAACTGCTCCGCGATACGGACTGGGCAGGCATGGCCCATTCCCTTGAAATTCGCGTTCCCTTTCTGGACCTGGAATTCCTGAGATCGGTGGCCCCCATGCTTTGCTCGGAAAACAGGCCAGACAAACGCGCCCTGGCCTCGACACCCGCAAAACCCCTTCCCGCATCGGTTCTTGAGCGCGGGAAAACCGGCTTTACTGTTCCCGTGCGTGAATGGCTCATTGAGAGCAATGGCGGTAGAAAAACAGAAAGGGGTCTCAGGGGCTGGGCAAAGATCATTGATCGGGCCTTCCATGCGGAGAAAAAAAGGATACTGGTCCTTGTGCCCGACGCTTTCGGAGGTCGTGGCGGTATCGCGTTGTATAACCGGAATCTCCTCCAGGCGTTGTGCGCGTATCCGACGATGGAGCGGGTGCTGGCCATCCCGAGAAAAGTGTATTATAGTTTGGAGAAGATGCCGGACAACCTCGATTACCGCGTAGAAGCTGCAAACAGCAAGCTCAGGTATTTATACGCTTGTCTGCGGACGGCATTCTCTTCCCCCCGTTTTGATGTGATTATTTGCGGCCATCTCCATTTGTTGCCGATTGCCTGGTTGCTCGGCATATTGTATCGGTGCCCGGTTGTTCCTGTTATCTACGGGCTTGAGGCATGGACTCCCACTTCGCATAGATTTGCGAACTACCTGTGTCGCAGATTGAAGACTTTCATTTCGATACGAAGGTTAACGGCGCGAAGATTTATTGAGTGGACAAAAATATCGAACGAACAGTATTACTATCTGCCAAATTGTGTCGACGAATCAAAATATGGAATCGGTCCCCGCAGAGAAGACTTGATTGAACGCTATAAGACCAGAGGAAAAACAGTTGTCATGACGGCCGGTAGGTTAGATGCCGGCCACGACCTGAATAAGGGTTTTGATGAAATCCTGGAGGTATTGCCGGAGCTTAAAACGCGAATTCCCAATCTTGTGTATCTGGTGATGGGGGATGGGGAAGATAGGGCAAGATTAGAGGAAAAAGCAAAAGAGCTTGGTGTTGCTGACATTACAATATTTACGGGTTATGTCTCAGAGGCTGAAAAGGCGGACCATTATCGCTTGGCCGATGTCTTTGCGATGCCGGGCAGTCATCCCGAGTTTGATCGTTATCCATATAGATTTGTTTTTCTGGAGGCGTTGGCTTGCGGCGTACCGGTGGTTGGATGCAGACTTGAGGATCCGTGGGAGATCAATGACCCGGACTCGCAAATCATTATACAGGTAAATCCGTACGACAGGGGTGAAATTATTGAGGGTATACTATCCGCGTTATCACGCCCGAAGAATCAAGTTCAGCCCGGGCTTGAAAATTATTATTTTGGCAAATTTGAGACAAATTTTCACCAGATTGTCTCACATATTATTGTTGGGGTGAAGTGCTGA
- a CDS encoding GDP-L-fucose synthase: protein MNKTSKIFVAGHNGMVGSAIVRRLKTEGYGGIIGRTRKELDLLDQKAVASFFDQERPEYVFLAAAKVGGIRANTLYKADFIYENLEVQNNVIHAAWRSGVKKLLFLGSSCIYPRLCPQPIREDYFLSGPLEETNDAYAISKIAGIKMCQSFNAQYQTNFISVMPTNLYGPNDNFELQNSHVLPALIRKFHDAKIAGDREVVVWGTGSAKREFLHVDDLADAVVYLMSTYDGSDIVNIGTGEDLSIKELAELIKKLIGYDGAVTWDTSKPDGTPRKLLDVTRLHQLGWKHRYSLPEGLRMTIDWFVKNRGKITRM from the coding sequence ATGAACAAAACCTCAAAAATCTTCGTCGCCGGCCATAACGGCATGGTCGGGTCCGCGATCGTCAGACGGCTCAAAACAGAAGGCTATGGCGGGATCATCGGGCGAACGAGAAAAGAACTGGACCTGCTGGATCAAAAGGCCGTGGCCTCTTTTTTCGACCAGGAACGTCCGGAATACGTTTTTCTTGCCGCCGCCAAGGTCGGCGGGATCCGGGCCAATACCTTGTACAAGGCCGATTTCATCTACGAGAACCTGGAAGTGCAGAACAATGTCATCCATGCGGCGTGGAGATCCGGCGTAAAAAAACTCCTGTTCCTGGGGAGCTCCTGCATTTACCCGAGGCTCTGCCCCCAGCCGATCAGGGAAGATTATTTCCTGTCGGGCCCGCTTGAGGAAACCAATGATGCCTACGCGATCTCCAAGATAGCCGGCATCAAAATGTGCCAGAGCTTCAATGCGCAGTACCAGACCAATTTCATCTCCGTCATGCCGACGAACCTGTACGGCCCGAACGATAATTTCGAGCTTCAGAACTCCCATGTGCTTCCCGCGCTGATCCGAAAATTTCACGATGCGAAGATCGCGGGGGACAGGGAGGTCGTGGTATGGGGAACGGGTTCCGCGAAACGGGAATTTCTCCATGTTGATGATCTGGCGGACGCGGTCGTGTACCTGATGAGCACGTATGACGGCTCCGATATCGTCAATATCGGCACGGGCGAAGACCTGAGCATCAAAGAATTAGCTGAACTCATCAAAAAATTGATCGGCTACGATGGAGCTGTCACATGGGACACATCAAAGCCCGATGGAACGCCGCGAAAACTGCTGGATGTCACCAGGCTCCACCAGCTCGGCTGGAAGCACCGGTATTCGCTTCCCGAGGGGTTGAGGATGACGATCGACTGGTTCGTCAAAAATCGCGGCAAAATCACGAGAATGTGA
- a CDS encoding nitroreductase family protein: METILSRKSIRQYTTKPVSREVINEILHAAMSAPSAGNERPWHFIVLTDRALLDEIPKFHPYSAMLKQAGVAILVCGDTTLEKYKGYWVLDCAAATENMLLAVHARGLGAVWCGVYPTEDRVLNLRTLLKLPDPIVPFSLIPIGFPAEEKTAGDRFDGSRVHENRW; encoded by the coding sequence ATGGAGACGATTCTTTCACGGAAAAGCATACGCCAATACACGACAAAGCCGGTATCCCGGGAGGTCATCAACGAGATCCTGCATGCGGCAATGAGCGCTCCGTCGGCAGGGAACGAACGACCCTGGCACTTTATCGTTCTGACCGACCGGGCGCTGCTCGATGAGATCCCGAAATTCCATCCCTATTCCGCGATGTTGAAGCAGGCCGGGGTTGCCATCCTCGTGTGCGGAGACACAACGCTCGAGAAATATAAAGGATACTGGGTGCTCGACTGTGCCGCGGCAACGGAGAACATGCTGCTCGCGGTCCACGCCAGGGGACTCGGCGCGGTGTGGTGCGGGGTATATCCCACGGAGGACCGGGTCCTGAACCTCCGCACGCTCCTGAAATTGCCGGACCCTATTGTACCGTTTTCGCTCATCCCGATCGGTTTTCCCGCTGAGGAAAAGACAGCAGGGGACCGCTTCGACGGTTCCCGTGTCCACGAGAATCGTTGGTAA
- a CDS encoding sugar transferase produces MKFTHFPKKSMVLMAGDIGIIAFSYGLSLLIWFGPSIRYNIIAVISGLSFLIVSLFIFYLLDSYNIELISQRVKYLFRHVTGVVITAGLLALYFFFRPDLRSGRGVFLLCFTLAGAGTYYWRLAFLSMFKKRLINPKKLLIIGAGRSGEALLHITDNNPDYRMLGCITDDSSPLWQSSDVHGGSGRHATLRQMSRALGVNVLVLANSHFRDPELLRSALDCKLDGITIYDMPTFYEKTTGKVPVEHVTDSWLVFTPLLGVNKNVYNNKLKRALDFTLSLLGLAFTLPLALVIAVVVKLDSFGPVLYRQQRVGLNGKTFTLLKFRSMENGMDHERLHAGERNDPRITRVGKIIRQFRMDELPQLWNVLKGELSFIGPRALVEEEVREFEAKIPYFSLRHSIRPGITGWAQINYRHGVTVEDGLEKLQYDLFYVKNLSPFLDFLIFIKTVKVVLSRKGAR; encoded by the coding sequence ATGAAATTTACTCATTTCCCCAAAAAAAGCATGGTATTGATGGCAGGGGATATCGGCATCATCGCCTTCTCCTACGGGCTGTCGCTGCTGATCTGGTTCGGCCCGTCCATCCGGTACAACATCATTGCCGTGATATCGGGCCTCTCCTTTCTTATTGTCTCTCTTTTTATTTTTTATCTGCTGGATTCCTACAACATCGAGCTTATCTCCCAGCGCGTCAAATACCTGTTCCGGCACGTGACCGGCGTGGTCATAACCGCGGGGCTGCTCGCGCTGTACTTCTTTTTCCGGCCGGACCTGAGGTCAGGCAGGGGGGTGTTCCTGTTATGCTTTACGCTGGCCGGCGCCGGCACCTACTACTGGCGGCTTGCCTTTCTTTCAATGTTCAAAAAGAGATTGATAAATCCGAAGAAGCTCCTGATCATCGGCGCGGGCAGGTCGGGCGAGGCGCTGCTGCATATCACGGACAACAATCCGGACTATCGTATGCTCGGATGCATAACCGACGACAGCTCCCCCCTGTGGCAATCATCCGATGTTCACGGGGGCTCCGGCAGACACGCGACCTTGCGGCAGATGAGCAGGGCATTGGGGGTAAATGTCCTGGTCCTTGCCAACAGCCACTTTCGTGACCCCGAACTCCTCAGGTCCGCGTTGGACTGCAAGCTCGACGGCATCACGATCTATGATATGCCGACCTTTTATGAAAAGACGACGGGCAAGGTCCCCGTGGAACATGTGACCGACTCCTGGCTTGTCTTTACGCCGTTATTGGGAGTCAACAAGAACGTGTACAACAATAAGTTGAAACGCGCCCTCGATTTCACCCTGTCCCTGCTTGGCCTGGCCTTCACCCTGCCCCTTGCCCTGGTTATCGCCGTTGTGGTCAAGCTTGATTCCTTTGGTCCCGTTTTGTACCGGCAACAGCGCGTGGGATTGAACGGCAAAACATTCACGCTGCTCAAGTTCCGCTCCATGGAGAACGGGATGGACCACGAGCGACTGCACGCCGGCGAAAGGAACGACCCGCGCATAACCAGGGTCGGAAAGATCATCAGGCAGTTCAGGATGGACGAACTGCCGCAGCTCTGGAATGTCCTGAAAGGGGAACTCAGTTTCATCGGCCCCCGGGCGTTGGTGGAGGAGGAGGTCAGGGAGTTCGAAGCCAAGATCCCTTACTTCTCGCTCCGCCATTCGATCAGGCCGGGGATCACCGGCTGGGCCCAGATCAATTACCGGCATGGGGTGACCGTTGAAGACGGCCTGGAAAAGCTCCAGTACGATCTTTTCTATGTAAAAAATCTTTCACCCTTCCTGGATTTTCTCATCTTCATCAAGACCGTCAAGGTCGTGTTGTCCAGAAAAGGGGCGAGGTGA
- the pal gene encoding peptidoglycan-associated lipoprotein Pal produces the protein MMKNKRFFLLGVIVLLSMVAFWGCPKKAQVTASPETPKGTASVAEPATGEGETKDEQAAKQRAKEEDMERAATAAAGLQPIYFDYDRSVVRDDARAVMSANAQWLKANPSVKIRIEGNCDDRGTKEYNQALGQRRATGAKKYLVDMGISAKRISLVSYGKEKPVCGEASEGCWQKNRRDDFIAETP, from the coding sequence ATGATGAAGAACAAACGTTTTTTCTTGCTTGGTGTAATCGTACTGCTTAGCATGGTTGCCTTTTGGGGCTGCCCCAAGAAGGCGCAGGTGACCGCCTCGCCGGAAACCCCGAAGGGAACGGCCTCTGTTGCCGAGCCCGCGACAGGAGAGGGAGAGACGAAGGACGAACAGGCGGCGAAGCAGAGGGCAAAAGAGGAAGACATGGAGCGCGCCGCAACCGCCGCAGCGGGTCTGCAGCCAATCTACTTCGACTACGACCGGTCCGTTGTTCGTGATGACGCCAGGGCCGTGATGTCGGCGAATGCGCAGTGGCTCAAGGCCAATCCCAGCGTGAAGATCAGGATCGAGGGGAATTGCGATGATCGCGGCACCAAGGAATACAACCAGGCCCTCGGGCAACGCCGCGCAACAGGCGCAAAGAAGTATCTTGTCGATATGGGCATTTCCGCGAAACGGATTTCGCTCGTCAGCTACGGAAAGGAAAAACCCGTCTGCGGCGAGGCCAGTGAAGGCTGTTGGCAGAAAAACCGGAGAGACGATTTCATTGCAGAGACACCGTAG
- the ybgF gene encoding tol-pal system protein YbgF: protein MTTKPFLAITSFLLLLAACVPQAEIVKISTDMSEQREDTRATKDQVMYLQKRLDILDANVKGTVDMQKALADYGAKSDQLSTDIQILQGKLEENNFRIAEVAQKLDDKSVKIAELNVRIEELEAKVRLSNAGTPMAATVQSGTASDSHKKSTLKTIEPSEAYRQAKNDFDKGNYDLALAGFQNYIVQFSDTSLAAGAQYWIGECYASKKDFTRAIEAFGLVITSYPRSEKVPGAKLKIGLSYLNAKNTEKAREYLNKVIKEHHGTAEADIATDRLSKIGQ from the coding sequence ATGACGACCAAGCCCTTTCTTGCCATCACCAGCTTTCTCCTGCTGCTGGCCGCCTGCGTTCCCCAGGCGGAAATCGTAAAGATCAGCACCGACATGTCCGAGCAGCGCGAGGATACGAGGGCCACGAAGGATCAGGTCATGTATCTGCAGAAGCGCCTTGATATCCTCGATGCAAACGTCAAGGGGACGGTCGACATGCAGAAGGCGTTGGCCGATTACGGCGCAAAATCGGACCAGCTGTCCACGGATATCCAGATCCTCCAGGGCAAGCTCGAGGAAAATAACTTCCGTATCGCGGAAGTTGCGCAGAAACTTGATGATAAGAGCGTCAAAATAGCGGAACTCAATGTGCGGATCGAAGAACTCGAGGCAAAGGTCAGGTTGTCGAACGCGGGGACCCCGATGGCGGCGACCGTTCAGTCCGGGACCGCGTCTGACAGTCATAAAAAATCCACGCTAAAGACCATTGAACCTTCGGAGGCCTATCGCCAGGCAAAGAACGATTTCGACAAGGGGAATTACGATCTTGCGCTCGCCGGTTTTCAAAATTATATCGTTCAGTTTTCGGACACCAGCCTGGCGGCCGGCGCCCAGTACTGGATCGGCGAGTGTTACGCCTCAAAGAAGGACTTCACCAGGGCCATCGAGGCCTTTGGATTGGTTATCACATCCTATCCCCGCAGCGAAAAGGTGCCCGGGGCCAAGCTCAAGATCGGCCTGTCCTATCTGAACGCGAAGAACACTGAAAAGGCCAGGGAATATCTCAACAAGGTCATTAAAGAACATCACGGTACTGCCGAGGCGGACATTGCAACGGACCGCTTGAGCAAAATCGGCCAGTAA
- a CDS encoding NADH-quinone oxidoreductase subunit N: MSSMYQQLQQTILPILPELVVIIVALLVLIFDFFVDKERKAILGWFSLCGIIIAAFVSSKLMTISGSFFEGTFLLDPFSSYFKFVFYIACGLGILVSINYVKIEEINRGEYYALMLFSTSGMMMMASAGDLITLYLGLELMALSLYILAGFMRRDSRSNEAAIKYLVLGAFSSAIMVYGMSLLYGLSGTTKIAGILAFLRDADLMNPVLFLSMIMLIVSFGFKVAAVPFHMWVPDVYEGAPTPVTAFMSAGPKVAGFAVLIRIFLYTLEPLHEHSTAILAGLAVLTMAVGNILALSQTNIKRMLAYSSIAHAGYALVGLAAGGPEGAASVMLYVCIYALMNMGAFGVVIMLRKAGKRGEEITDFAGLGKTNKTAAFLMLIFMFSLTGIPPLAGFVGKFYIFKSAVQAGLIWLAVAGVVFSAISAYFYLRVIMVMYMSEPKAPIELSTAPSLALALAISATAVIVIGVYPTDLLNFARASIAGIM, from the coding sequence ATGTCCAGCATGTATCAGCAGCTTCAGCAAACCATCCTCCCGATACTTCCCGAGCTTGTCGTGATCATCGTGGCGCTTTTGGTGCTTATCTTCGATTTTTTTGTCGATAAGGAGCGCAAGGCCATTCTCGGGTGGTTCAGCCTGTGCGGTATCATCATTGCCGCGTTTGTGAGCTCCAAGTTGATGACGATAAGCGGATCTTTCTTTGAAGGTACGTTCCTTCTCGATCCCTTTTCTTCGTACTTCAAGTTCGTCTTCTATATTGCCTGCGGACTCGGCATCCTGGTGTCCATCAATTATGTGAAGATCGAGGAGATCAACCGCGGCGAATATTACGCGCTGATGCTCTTTTCCACGAGCGGGATGATGATGATGGCGTCGGCAGGCGACCTTATCACCCTGTATCTCGGTCTGGAACTCATGGCCCTCTCTCTCTATATCCTTGCGGGCTTTATGCGGAGGGACAGCCGGTCGAACGAGGCGGCCATCAAGTATCTGGTCCTCGGCGCTTTCTCATCCGCCATCATGGTGTACGGCATGTCGCTTCTGTACGGGCTTTCGGGAACCACAAAAATCGCGGGGATCCTCGCGTTCCTGCGCGACGCGGACCTCATGAATCCCGTTCTCTTCCTGTCCATGATCATGCTGATCGTGAGCTTTGGGTTCAAAGTGGCCGCCGTGCCGTTCCACATGTGGGTTCCCGATGTGTATGAAGGGGCGCCCACACCGGTTACGGCGTTCATGTCCGCAGGGCCCAAGGTCGCCGGCTTCGCCGTCCTGATCCGGATATTTCTCTACACGCTCGAGCCCCTGCACGAGCATTCCACCGCGATCCTCGCCGGCCTTGCCGTGCTGACCATGGCAGTGGGAAATATTCTGGCCCTGTCGCAGACGAACATCAAGCGCATGCTGGCCTATTCGTCCATCGCCCATGCCGGGTACGCCCTCGTCGGTCTTGCGGCGGGCGGGCCGGAAGGCGCGGCGAGCGTGATGCTGTATGTCTGCATCTACGCGCTCATGAACATGGGCGCTTTTGGAGTGGTGATCATGCTGCGGAAGGCGGGGAAACGGGGAGAGGAAATAACGGACTTCGCGGGTCTGGGCAAGACCAACAAGACCGCGGCGTTTCTCATGCTCATCTTCATGTTCTCGCTGACGGGCATACCGCCCCTTGCCGGGTTCGTGGGAAAATTCTACATTTTTAAATCCGCGGTGCAGGCCGGTCTTATCTGGCTTGCCGTCGCGGGCGTGGTGTTCTCGGCCATCAGCGCCTACTTCTATCTCCGGGTCATCATGGTCATGTACATGAGCGAGCCGAAGGCCCCCATCGAGCTCTCAACCGCTCCGTCCCTCGCGCTCGCGCTTGCGATATCGGCAACCGCCGTGATCGTCATCGGCGTGTACCCGACGGACCTCCTGAACTTCGCGCGTGCCTCGATCGCGGGGATCATGTAG
- a CDS encoding outer membrane beta-barrel protein has product MKKSSVKRIFSLAAAVALFLGGMIMMVPLRAGAAEPVEQTRQVWTAAEAEMAREVDEGVPLKDIFNSSVTSGKGIHEVIAEAIKVGVDPSLVVYTCINEGYTAEIVIKAALKAGAPFDIVLNSATNAGLTKKFVYVGDVVAAAIKTGIDPSLVVHTAIGEGYPAQIVVKTALKAGAPLDVVVKSALDAGADKKTIYVGAADAGKSPSAVERALLTASTVGKTPEKIPEKPIFSPSTFSKVALTPHSLEPPPAIFGMGGVVLTRLPSLSQTPQLFLIGPLKINPFFALSETFSDNIFFTADDRKRDAITTITPGIRVKLPFQSHFAELEYYSVITRYGKKFRSEDINDHHVNAAMDLNFGDRFGMRFSDKLDCDHEPRSSSVSGNSEVFHANAAAVSAAYRFSDRARIHLDYTKSNWRYLTGHFRDREEGELSGAVFYRVLPRASVFIEYGRRNIAYSEDTLELDSSVDTMQAGATWDFSTWSKGTIKAGLARKNFTSSTRTNGTVKVGSADVRHNFTSDMTIVLTARRSMNEPDIPGGNYFITTGGYAEFTHRFIKEWAYVFRGATVHDLYFSRTDRTILGGIGLRYQAKDWLEFAVDHNWQGRHSSIPGNNYTEHSSIIMVNVSL; this is encoded by the coding sequence TTGAAAAAGAGCAGTGTCAAGAGAATATTCAGCCTCGCAGCAGCGGTCGCGCTGTTTCTTGGGGGCATGATCATGATGGTTCCCCTGCGGGCGGGGGCCGCTGAACCAGTTGAACAAACGAGACAGGTTTGGACGGCCGCCGAAGCGGAGATGGCGCGGGAAGTTGACGAGGGAGTACCGCTGAAAGATATCTTCAATAGTTCCGTGACCTCGGGAAAAGGCATCCATGAGGTCATTGCCGAGGCCATTAAGGTCGGTGTTGATCCATCCTTGGTGGTATATACATGCATTAACGAAGGCTACACTGCGGAAATCGTTATCAAAGCCGCTCTCAAGGCGGGCGCTCCCTTTGATATTGTGCTGAACTCAGCCACGAATGCGGGACTGACCAAAAAATTCGTCTATGTCGGGGATGTCGTGGCCGCGGCCATTAAGACAGGGATTGATCCTTCTCTGGTGGTGCATACCGCCATCGGCGAAGGGTACCCGGCTCAAATCGTTGTCAAGACAGCCCTGAAGGCAGGCGCTCCGTTGGATGTCGTGGTGAAGTCAGCCCTCGATGCGGGAGCTGATAAAAAAACCATTTATGTCGGGGCCGCGGATGCAGGAAAGTCACCCAGCGCAGTGGAACGCGCCTTGTTGACCGCCAGTACCGTCGGAAAGACCCCTGAGAAAATTCCGGAGAAGCCGATTTTCAGCCCTTCAACCTTTTCAAAAGTCGCTTTAACCCCCCATTCTCTTGAGCCCCCTCCGGCGATCTTCGGAATGGGCGGCGTGGTGCTCACGCGGCTCCCCTCATTATCACAGACGCCGCAACTATTCTTGATCGGGCCCCTGAAGATCAATCCGTTTTTTGCACTCTCCGAGACGTTCAGCGACAACATTTTTTTTACGGCCGATGATCGAAAAAGGGATGCGATCACCACGATCACGCCGGGGATCCGGGTGAAACTGCCGTTCCAGTCCCATTTCGCGGAACTGGAATATTATTCCGTCATTACCCGATATGGGAAGAAGTTCAGAAGCGAGGACATCAACGATCACCACGTGAATGCGGCCATGGACCTCAATTTCGGCGACCGCTTCGGCATGCGATTCTCCGATAAACTTGATTGTGACCATGAGCCGCGCAGTTCATCCGTTTCGGGGAACAGTGAGGTTTTTCACGCCAATGCGGCTGCCGTATCGGCTGCATACCGGTTCTCGGACCGTGCCAGGATACACCTTGATTATACGAAGTCCAACTGGCGGTACCTTACCGGTCATTTCAGGGACCGCGAAGAAGGCGAGCTTTCGGGCGCAGTCTTCTACCGGGTCCTTCCCCGGGCGTCGGTGTTCATCGAGTACGGCCGCCGGAACATTGCCTATTCCGAAGATACACTCGAACTCGACAGCAGCGTCGACACGATGCAGGCCGGGGCAACCTGGGATTTCTCCACCTGGTCCAAGGGCACGATCAAAGCCGGTCTGGCACGGAAAAACTTCACATCCTCCACCAGGACCAACGGCACGGTAAAGGTGGGGTCCGCTGATGTGCGCCATAATTTTACCAGCGACATGACAATCGTTCTAACGGCCCGGCGCAGCATGAATGAACCGGATATCCCGGGCGGCAATTATTTCATAACGACCGGGGGCTATGCAGAGTTCACGCATCGGTTTATCAAGGAGTGGGCCTATGTGTTTCGCGGCGCCACGGTTCATGACCTTTATTTTTCCAGGACCGATCGGACGATCCTCGGCGGGATCGGCCTCAGGTACCAGGCAAAGGACTGGCTCGAGTTCGCCGTTGATCACAATTGGCAGGGACGGCATTCCAGCATTCCCGGGAACAATTACACGGAACATTCTTCCATCATTATGGTGAATGTATCGCTGTAG